A DNA window from Leptospira langatensis contains the following coding sequences:
- a CDS encoding DUF1318 domain-containing protein: MSNILKYYIILSAFIFSSCVIKAPLITFTQTQTAAEKQMLGEDRNLEKDGWLIASIKTSSSGSEIWERDLVKEEFANPEDKTLYIALRTLAYLTKELREYRVLGVLSEGLDGKVRWNPKIKEAGAEKVRQDLPTKTRIENLLKLTNDSREIVIREKLKKAIAKSVTPLTEKEKSVLKESMVTTWIRSVVIGEYYESSPNVWKKKE, from the coding sequence ATGTCGAATATCCTAAAATATTATATTATTCTTTCTGCATTTATTTTTTCTTCCTGCGTGATCAAGGCTCCTTTGATCACATTCACTCAGACCCAGACCGCAGCGGAGAAGCAAATGCTCGGAGAGGATCGGAATCTGGAAAAGGACGGATGGTTGATCGCTTCCATCAAGACCTCTTCTTCCGGCTCCGAGATCTGGGAGAGGGATCTGGTCAAGGAAGAGTTTGCAAATCCGGAAGACAAGACACTGTACATTGCTCTGCGGACTCTGGCATATTTAACGAAAGAGCTTCGGGAATATAGGGTGCTTGGCGTTCTTTCCGAGGGCTTGGACGGAAAGGTTCGCTGGAATCCGAAGATCAAGGAGGCCGGAGCGGAGAAGGTTCGCCAGGATCTTCCTACTAAGACCAGGATCGAGAATCTACTCAAGCTCACAAACGATAGCAGAGAGATCGTGATCCGAGAGAAATTGAAGAAAGCGATTGCCAAATCGGTCACTCCTTTGACTGAAAAGGAAAAGTCTGTCTTGAAGGAATCCATGGTTACCACTTGGATCCGATCCGTTGTTATCGGAGAATATTATGAATCTTCTCCGAACGTATGGAAGAAGAAGGAGTGA
- a CDS encoding PD40 domain-containing protein, which yields MFLLRILLFLSIIHLNACLVFTPATRVKPIEFDYGPISKNYFNPDNEKPFPLTVQRGNNLYNSTTKDGRYLFYTTGQKGNYDIWFRDLRSSIVVPVTEHPSGEYKPAISPSGKKLVFVSEQYDSAGDIVLLEMEPSLWAKRILEGKRFLSQDFQFITNLEYEDPLKSDKFSDSDPSWGPDDRWIVFSSDRLSPGIPNLILWDTDGKEKPRLLTKDGATNPYWSSDGRTVVYLSYADTKEGEIYSLDLISGKTRRLTSDAYLDFSPSLSPDGKYLFYTSIRNDSDGNRKLDERDNSLIIRLDLSDSKERRISSGNFSLFDTKYSSFNGGSILFTASYYGTLNIYFLPLSGSVPKAEDIRSQFELAKEYGKKQSFEEYLFALDSVELYFKEDPLYPIFWAKVLKEKYQGAKRFGKQSLVSELRKELLSSRMDPRFGLGFAYYLEVENGISQQIRDYYSALKNVPNIDSQLIGAFSEELGILEEASGRADRALSLWEGILERNPKYYNIREVLRNIGSVQLRDAGKKGWLLSNTLIQASNRPDLKTEDLRNLYELFEDRIVTDISDSDKWNIADTIASANSIHTRSPVLDRFLIYVKALSYQRQGSFQQSNALLDPIMKDLKPLDPLFLKAHLVRSENFKGMGNVRNSLEEFKAFLENYDHSSGVKIDDKEMERFFIYFENLARNYENRSDFLQASLHYFYNTENMFLAKSKNLFLDTIYKDYAIYYQKLMVDTSFKLAKSVSEKSALGLLKNFNPLDYDPLDQKEGLFYINQYYEKEKILPRARTFLDLATLYGYAYYLINRSVIRETFYYASGTMDVIKKEAALRDYKQAEYELRWIIFADPTFHDAYQLLGWLYQYVDIIKSRRSGEKDDTDEEIYKKEYSKYFPEKNFEENIELYSQILELLGEGFANKKALSDLRLNLGNNYFLLKNYPKADEQYSLVESYSNYIISKAQFEDYRQRAVFLFNSARASMYMSNYSDAARKLKAADELYSKNEFPQVHSGPNSNTNLQSYREKLALIRTLIGLSYMEIGEYARAIPYYKEALELNEPSRFVDPINLRNALAICYQKLGNLSLSEENLREAENLNSQKGIRWFPRKVNPKFWDYFWDYVFEAVLPDSTRISGSGRFPEAIPSAFQPLLSSGIRVNNLVLEQNYTLAAEETNKRLEHIGNKGLRKTLAGLLAESQSLGELGFYDYRRGDFESAKKDFIAARDFEREKPELSGRSAASFKKYLYSLFAYIESSSSSKSGTEEELAFALQELESVKENAVEPCVSLWVEDPVEGRKRCEESFYKEYYDFDILRASLLFYSGEDDFQKGRWIEGFEKLGIAASLLESPSNLPKEIVGLSKDPFSRRERVMHAISRASIYYRLDDLDKAKECLGFAEEMANEFYLGAEMIQTWVLQARLDLQSFAQDKAKLRLAKAEELLKKQFHLISDNKGFLLRDLYETKIRADLDASNPGLAFQDWERLERLVYFRNFKRGNWEFQNSQNEYIRFESDWKDLKQNYQRYQITLETRGDIKKEESSLSQAANTVSGSLKLLRSKLPDRATFLDPFGLIVEDVLSAGELEASLLESKGSVYAKIRINGGVAFHTFKDEAKAVEGLPLLAEWQKAKKIILDPGNTALGDRFSEKFSGLRFKTAAVVQKQKEKWLPKTIASFQELPAGIPYRKVDFGNWRDILEDSDILISSFPEIKGDSYFGERIQDRIELRDVFTKEHGLKAVILTYIKKPNWSQIRKASVALLGSGVEAVYICSQAGPCVTEILSEIRNGKESKLGIRFGSLPEKGGDRDQDADRLYARARQRERSGKYKEAFADLHSARSFASAGSALSLKIESDLLRIYRYLKPEFSLEKIYSLKYEKRTPEQEKELGFTLCLARLLETEDKGCPKVPLPSPKDPILDAISSLKMGKDPRDALDRAVSADQYDPFLYRLRIVDLAIESYFPEIALGQLDFAKSNISNEEDSDRWKESSNRVRKQIALLEEKEEWTEQENSPQVELRESERNYASRLLLLQHRKRSGHRVSPLSLYSEIHSSPVYLFQTLSSNERSQVLDILRYSLAEETNGEMAEFLEGFVEYENSKGNLPRQARITLEFAKAYFSRGDYERAKLWISKIDKNAIGRQDAEIAYLKFKLDAVEGRKLQSFSDPRFADLVDAYLDAATQKSKDLLDCVNSWVKAHKKQELTPKQRRELNDFITYLQVLAFQKNDSETFFDLVLAKEKISSVRSITLGRKPSYADLPIFRPISFELEEKIPENQEFLILADLGLQTFYVRFSKGKSKGDLAFKDNRRIKAAITRYNEEVEKGGSEVLLREALETEIRQGMKFAKNKMTYLYLTSSYFLAPILPKSEEEIYYVADPESLLRNPFHKEKEEFQNNFGIVTWDGVSAPDWYQQLLKLENMELYPRGNISLSPFHIFRDPLVLDPEKGIQFGNRSISDPKGSPVSGVWMLSSSFLDELRNASSNLKDSLYYMAKYWKGPGVVNLGFQTDTHNSRFLKEISSRKEDSRTTLRNRFLKTMDVMKEQYPTDKYWNGYRLFTNSFITKD from the coding sequence TTGTTTCTTCTTCGTATTCTTCTTTTCTTATCTATTATTCATTTAAACGCCTGTTTGGTCTTTACTCCCGCAACGAGAGTGAAACCTATCGAATTCGATTACGGGCCAATCTCTAAGAACTATTTCAATCCGGACAATGAGAAGCCTTTTCCTCTTACGGTCCAAAGGGGAAATAACTTATACAATTCCACTACCAAGGACGGAAGGTATCTTTTCTATACTACGGGACAAAAGGGGAATTACGATATATGGTTCCGGGATCTGAGGAGTTCCATCGTAGTTCCCGTTACGGAGCATCCTTCTGGGGAATACAAACCGGCCATCAGTCCTTCCGGAAAGAAGCTAGTCTTCGTATCGGAACAATACGATTCTGCGGGAGATATAGTGCTTCTGGAGATGGAGCCTTCTCTTTGGGCAAAACGGATCCTGGAGGGAAAAAGGTTCTTAAGCCAAGACTTCCAGTTTATTACAAATTTAGAATATGAGGATCCTCTAAAATCGGATAAATTTTCCGATTCGGACCCGAGTTGGGGGCCTGACGATCGTTGGATCGTTTTTTCTTCGGATCGTTTGAGTCCTGGCATCCCGAATCTGATCCTTTGGGATACGGATGGAAAGGAAAAACCCAGACTTTTAACCAAGGATGGAGCGACGAATCCTTACTGGTCGAGCGACGGGCGAACAGTAGTGTATCTTTCTTATGCGGATACAAAGGAAGGGGAGATCTATTCTTTGGATCTGATCTCGGGAAAGACAAGGAGACTTACAAGCGACGCTTATTTGGATTTTTCTCCCAGCCTTTCTCCGGACGGAAAGTATCTTTTCTATACTTCGATCCGAAACGATTCGGACGGGAATCGGAAATTAGACGAGAGGGATAATAGCCTGATCATTCGATTGGATCTCTCCGACTCTAAAGAAAGGAGGATCAGCTCCGGCAACTTCTCCCTATTCGATACGAAGTACTCCAGCTTTAACGGGGGAAGTATCCTATTCACAGCATCGTATTACGGAACCTTAAATATCTATTTTCTTCCTTTAAGCGGTTCCGTTCCTAAGGCCGAGGATATCCGTTCCCAATTCGAGTTAGCAAAGGAATACGGAAAGAAGCAATCCTTCGAGGAGTATTTATTCGCCCTCGATTCTGTTGAACTATATTTTAAGGAAGATCCTCTCTATCCTATTTTTTGGGCCAAGGTATTAAAGGAAAAATACCAAGGAGCGAAGCGATTCGGAAAACAGAGCCTTGTTTCCGAATTGAGAAAGGAGCTACTTTCTTCTCGCATGGACCCAAGATTCGGTCTTGGTTTTGCATACTATCTGGAAGTAGAGAATGGGATCTCGCAACAGATCCGAGACTATTATTCGGCATTGAAGAATGTTCCAAATATAGACTCCCAGTTGATCGGAGCGTTTTCCGAAGAGTTGGGCATCTTAGAGGAAGCTTCCGGAAGAGCGGACAGAGCGCTTTCTCTTTGGGAAGGCATCCTAGAAAGAAATCCTAAATATTATAATATTAGGGAAGTGTTAAGGAATATAGGCTCCGTACAATTGAGGGACGCGGGAAAGAAGGGATGGCTCCTCTCGAATACTCTTATCCAGGCTTCGAACCGGCCCGATCTAAAGACGGAAGATCTCAGAAATCTTTACGAGCTATTTGAGGACAGGATCGTTACGGACATTTCCGATTCTGACAAGTGGAATATAGCGGACACGATCGCATCTGCGAATTCGATCCATACTCGTTCCCCCGTATTGGATCGATTTTTGATCTATGTTAAGGCTTTGTCGTATCAGAGGCAAGGTTCTTTCCAGCAAAGTAACGCGCTTCTAGATCCTATCATGAAGGATTTGAAGCCCTTGGATCCACTTTTTCTGAAGGCGCATTTGGTTCGTTCCGAGAACTTCAAGGGAATGGGAAACGTCCGCAATTCCTTGGAAGAATTCAAGGCATTCTTGGAGAACTACGACCATTCTTCGGGAGTGAAGATAGATGATAAGGAAATGGAGAGGTTCTTTATCTATTTCGAGAATTTGGCGCGGAACTACGAGAACCGCTCCGATTTTCTACAAGCCTCTTTGCACTATTTCTATAATACCGAGAATATGTTCTTGGCCAAGAGCAAGAATCTCTTCTTGGATACAATATACAAAGATTACGCAATATATTATCAAAAGCTAATGGTTGATACTTCTTTCAAGCTGGCCAAGTCAGTGAGTGAGAAAAGTGCTCTGGGGCTATTGAAGAATTTTAATCCTTTGGATTATGATCCCTTGGACCAGAAGGAAGGTCTCTTCTATATCAATCAATATTACGAAAAGGAAAAGATCCTGCCGAGGGCCCGTACTTTCTTGGATCTTGCCACTTTGTACGGATATGCATATTATCTCATCAATCGCTCCGTGATCCGAGAAACGTTCTATTACGCCTCCGGAACCATGGACGTGATCAAGAAAGAGGCGGCTCTAAGGGATTACAAGCAGGCGGAATACGAGCTGAGATGGATCATATTCGCAGATCCAACCTTTCATGATGCTTATCAGCTCTTGGGCTGGCTCTATCAGTATGTGGACATTATCAAGTCCAGACGATCCGGAGAGAAGGATGATACCGACGAAGAGATCTATAAGAAAGAATACTCAAAGTATTTTCCGGAAAAGAACTTCGAAGAGAATATAGAATTATACAGCCAGATCCTGGAGCTATTAGGAGAAGGTTTCGCGAATAAGAAGGCCCTTTCGGATCTAAGGCTAAACCTGGGGAATAATTACTTCTTACTGAAGAATTATCCTAAGGCGGATGAACAATATTCCTTGGTGGAATCATATTCGAATTATATAATATCAAAGGCTCAGTTCGAGGATTATAGGCAGAGAGCCGTCTTCTTGTTCAATTCAGCCCGTGCTTCCATGTATATGTCCAACTATTCGGATGCTGCCCGGAAGCTAAAGGCTGCAGACGAATTATACTCTAAGAATGAGTTTCCACAGGTTCATAGCGGCCCCAATTCGAATACAAATTTGCAAAGTTATAGGGAGAAATTGGCTTTGATCCGTACTTTGATAGGGCTTTCCTATATGGAGATCGGGGAATATGCCAGGGCAATTCCATATTATAAAGAGGCCTTGGAGTTAAACGAGCCTTCCCGCTTTGTAGATCCTATCAATTTGAGAAACGCATTAGCGATTTGTTATCAAAAGTTGGGTAACCTGTCCTTGTCGGAAGAGAATTTAAGGGAAGCAGAGAATCTGAACTCCCAAAAGGGAATTCGTTGGTTTCCTCGGAAGGTGAATCCGAAGTTCTGGGACTATTTTTGGGACTATGTATTCGAGGCTGTGCTCCCGGATTCCACTCGGATCTCCGGTTCGGGAAGATTTCCGGAAGCAATTCCGAGCGCATTTCAACCCTTGCTATCCTCGGGGATCCGGGTCAATAATCTCGTATTAGAACAAAATTATACTCTAGCTGCGGAAGAGACCAATAAACGTCTAGAGCATATAGGGAATAAAGGTTTGCGGAAGACATTGGCGGGACTACTCGCAGAGTCTCAATCCCTGGGAGAGTTAGGCTTCTACGATTACAGACGGGGAGACTTTGAGTCTGCGAAAAAGGATTTCATCGCAGCCAGGGATTTCGAAAGAGAAAAACCTGAATTGTCGGGCCGGTCCGCTGCAAGCTTTAAGAAATACTTATATTCCTTATTTGCGTATATAGAATCCTCCTCTTCTTCTAAGTCCGGAACGGAAGAGGAATTGGCATTTGCTTTGCAAGAGCTAGAGTCCGTAAAGGAAAATGCGGTAGAGCCCTGTGTTTCTCTTTGGGTAGAAGACCCTGTAGAAGGAAGAAAGCGCTGTGAGGAATCATTCTACAAGGAATATTACGATTTTGATATATTGAGAGCGAGCTTGTTATTCTATTCCGGAGAAGATGATTTTCAGAAAGGAAGATGGATAGAAGGTTTCGAAAAACTAGGGATCGCCGCTTCTCTTCTTGAGTCGCCCTCTAATCTTCCCAAGGAGATCGTGGGTCTATCCAAGGATCCCTTTTCCAGAAGAGAAAGGGTCATGCATGCCATCAGTCGAGCCAGCATCTATTATCGTTTGGATGATCTGGATAAAGCAAAAGAATGTCTTGGCTTTGCGGAAGAAATGGCCAATGAATTCTATTTAGGCGCGGAGATGATCCAGACCTGGGTCTTGCAGGCGAGATTGGATCTGCAGTCGTTTGCCCAAGATAAGGCCAAATTGAGATTGGCAAAGGCGGAAGAACTTCTTAAGAAACAATTCCATTTGATCTCGGATAATAAGGGCTTTTTATTGAGAGATCTATATGAAACCAAGATCAGAGCCGACCTGGATGCCTCGAATCCTGGTCTTGCTTTCCAAGATTGGGAACGTTTGGAGAGACTGGTTTACTTTCGGAATTTCAAAAGAGGAAACTGGGAATTTCAGAACTCCCAAAATGAGTATATTCGATTCGAATCCGATTGGAAAGATCTCAAACAAAATTACCAAAGATACCAGATCACATTAGAGACTAGGGGAGATATTAAGAAGGAAGAATCATCCTTATCTCAGGCAGCCAATACGGTCTCCGGGTCTCTGAAACTTTTGAGATCTAAATTACCGGACCGGGCAACTTTCTTGGATCCTTTCGGTTTGATCGTCGAAGATGTTCTTTCTGCAGGGGAGTTAGAGGCGAGTCTCCTGGAGTCCAAGGGTTCCGTATATGCAAAAATTCGCATAAATGGAGGAGTTGCATTCCATACTTTCAAGGATGAGGCAAAGGCAGTCGAGGGACTTCCCCTTCTTGCCGAATGGCAGAAGGCCAAGAAGATCATTCTGGATCCAGGGAACACTGCTTTAGGTGATCGATTCTCGGAGAAATTCTCAGGATTGAGATTTAAGACTGCTGCAGTTGTACAAAAGCAGAAAGAAAAATGGCTCCCGAAGACGATCGCGAGCTTTCAGGAATTGCCTGCGGGAATTCCCTATAGGAAGGTGGATTTTGGGAACTGGAGAGATATATTAGAAGATTCTGATATTTTGATTAGCTCCTTTCCGGAGATCAAGGGAGATTCCTATTTCGGAGAGCGGATCCAGGATAGGATCGAGCTCCGAGACGTTTTTACCAAAGAGCATGGACTAAAAGCCGTGATCCTGACGTACATAAAGAAACCGAATTGGTCGCAGATCCGAAAGGCAAGCGTGGCTCTCTTAGGCTCCGGAGTGGAGGCGGTATATATCTGCTCTCAAGCAGGTCCCTGTGTAACTGAAATTCTTTCAGAGATCCGGAATGGAAAAGAAAGCAAACTTGGCATTCGTTTCGGTTCTCTTCCGGAAAAGGGAGGAGATCGCGATCAGGATGCGGACAGGCTCTATGCAAGAGCCAGACAAAGAGAAAGATCCGGAAAGTATAAGGAGGCATTTGCGGATCTACATTCGGCACGTTCCTTTGCTTCTGCCGGCTCTGCCCTGTCCTTAAAAATAGAATCGGACCTGCTTAGGATCTACCGTTATTTGAAACCGGAGTTTTCTTTGGAGAAGATCTACTCATTGAAATATGAGAAGAGGACTCCGGAGCAGGAAAAAGAATTAGGATTCACCCTTTGTTTGGCACGTCTTTTGGAAACGGAAGACAAGGGATGTCCCAAAGTACCGCTTCCTTCTCCTAAGGATCCGATCTTGGATGCGATTTCCTCTTTAAAAATGGGAAAGGATCCGAGAGATGCGTTGGATCGAGCCGTTTCCGCAGATCAATATGATCCTTTCCTATATAGGTTGAGAATAGTGGACCTGGCGATCGAATCCTATTTTCCGGAAATCGCTTTAGGTCAATTAGATTTTGCTAAATCAAATATTTCGAATGAAGAAGATTCCGATCGCTGGAAAGAAAGTTCAAATCGGGTGCGAAAGCAGATCGCATTGTTAGAAGAAAAGGAAGAATGGACCGAACAGGAAAATTCTCCCCAAGTAGAACTGAGGGAGAGCGAAAGGAATTATGCTTCTCGTCTTCTTCTTTTACAGCATAGAAAGAGATCCGGGCATAGGGTCTCGCCGCTTTCCTTATATTCGGAGATCCATAGCTCCCCTGTTTACTTATTCCAGACCTTAAGTTCTAACGAAAGATCCCAGGTATTGGATATTCTACGATATTCTCTAGCGGAAGAAACAAACGGGGAGATGGCAGAATTTCTGGAAGGATTTGTGGAATATGAGAATTCGAAGGGAAACCTTCCTAGGCAGGCACGTATCACGTTAGAATTCGCAAAGGCCTATTTTTCCCGCGGGGACTATGAAAGAGCAAAATTATGGATCTCTAAAATAGATAAGAATGCGATCGGAAGGCAGGATGCGGAGATCGCGTATCTCAAGTTCAAATTAGATGCAGTCGAAGGACGGAAATTGCAGTCTTTTTCCGATCCTCGCTTTGCAGATCTCGTGGATGCGTATTTGGATGCCGCGACTCAGAAGTCCAAGGATCTGTTGGATTGTGTGAATTCTTGGGTGAAGGCGCATAAGAAGCAGGAACTTACGCCAAAACAAAGAAGGGAATTGAACGATTTCATTACGTATCTCCAAGTGCTTGCCTTCCAAAAAAACGATTCGGAAACCTTCTTCGATCTTGTATTGGCTAAAGAGAAGATCTCTTCCGTTCGCAGTATAACCCTGGGGAGGAAGCCATCTTATGCCGATTTGCCTATTTTTCGTCCCATATCTTTCGAGCTCGAAGAGAAGATCCCAGAGAATCAAGAATTTCTAATATTAGCGGACCTTGGATTACAGACTTTTTATGTTCGATTCTCCAAGGGCAAGTCTAAAGGAGATCTTGCCTTTAAGGATAATCGCAGGATCAAGGCAGCGATCACAAGATACAATGAAGAAGTGGAGAAGGGTGGCTCGGAAGTGCTGCTTCGGGAGGCGTTAGAGACCGAGATCCGCCAAGGAATGAAGTTCGCTAAGAACAAGATGACGTATCTCTATCTCACATCTTCTTATTTCCTGGCGCCTATACTTCCCAAATCTGAAGAAGAGATCTACTACGTTGCGGATCCGGAATCCTTACTTAGAAACCCATTCCACAAGGAGAAGGAAGAATTCCAAAATAACTTTGGTATTGTCACCTGGGACGGAGTATCTGCACCGGATTGGTACCAGCAGTTATTGAAATTGGAAAATATGGAGTTGTATCCGCGAGGGAATATTTCCCTTTCACCGTTCCATATCTTCCGAGATCCTTTGGTCTTGGATCCCGAGAAGGGGATCCAGTTCGGAAATCGTTCCATTTCGGACCCAAAGGGAAGCCCAGTCTCAGGAGTTTGGATGCTTTCTTCTTCATTCTTGGATGAGTTGAGGAATGCCTCTTCGAACTTAAAGGATTCCTTATATTATATGGCCAAGTATTGGAAAGGTCCTGGCGTGGTGAATTTGGGCTTTCAGACGGATACGCATAATTCCAGATTTTTGAAAGAGATCTCTTCGCGTAAGGAAGATTCTCGGACGACTCTCAGGAATCGCTTTTTAAAGACGATGGATGTGATGAAGGAACAGTATCCGACTGATAAATATTGGAATGGATACAGATTGTTCACGAATTCGTTTATTACGAAAGATTGA
- a CDS encoding LIC_11026 family protein, with translation MASDLLQYLKKKKLRLYILAGIFLFYHLLFNSFTGQILLNKILASAIATPAKVQVQGFSPLFGIKLSDLEVYPSPEWGSEPFFRLKELQLSYNLPLLFLGRAKISKIGVHGLHLDLKQKGETWNFSSIFLPGKKEPEPPVPEKEPRTSIRTYFPFSAYLMLDCKDINVSVDSENGPKSYKAALKGLELGLEVDTNRFTRIPLDLSAIDLIDEFSLQLNPKNEVTIQFQNASASLDHSFRLTWIWERHPQDQDVFHSKMDLGSERIPIQFRNRTASPFAFSVKYDLDLSAKKKELLLRDLAWKVGEDIWLEGGGKVSDIREKSAQVNLAIQKSRIRLSPFSDFLHSLGFYDISLAGEASLAPVLAEGSWENLKILGEVKGNGLEIRLGKKKHSIPTLYLDWSIGLRPGSQEEPNSARPLPWLDSAICKNFKVEYNGMRLGGDLHYNRSSGPSLDLNLENFSLGDYLAGYSGRFFARLQAKGPDFSKLNADLKLKANGFKFPLARGNSGNIGLDGSLSSILYFPKKPWGLTDIFVSVLDLEADSPDGQAGARLNSSGRIGLGDNFVLDLKKTRLDVDLENLIPLLPLSLRETLIPVRAQVGNGIGLLGDFYFSSNSHGQEIRGGLGLDLPGLDLRDGKLSLAMQMLGKPSSQIKIENLELNGFAGKLSFRTSGVLAKPGKGDPPPSMGEFSPDLKGGLRIVAKENSSLIRGLHFRGDMGLNFTWLGSVIQGNLISKDSNILVQNSHCPGYDCKMYRIDGWNSNVPFTHDLSVKETKNLIEGNKRKFVMNYGRTPAPNFTIQQILGAHPSLKGVPFEYVKPKSNSPGLSANLEYSENYLRMDYLKVNTLDGEIWGKDMIVNVGSGDPEKMEYSVSLRVKDIDLKQLLPAKSQSKIDDGKVKADLNLWGRNLGDPVPNLNLFFSVYQIGNDFGKSAINIFAPSNLFTDFIYGSYAVDKIELELSKGLVYAVILFKRSILGTFINLENNQVSQQRMPLANFLKRAQSEIETFNQ, from the coding sequence TTGGCTTCCGATCTACTACAGTATCTGAAAAAGAAAAAGCTCCGCCTGTACATCCTAGCGGGGATTTTTCTCTTCTACCATCTCTTATTCAATTCTTTTACCGGACAGATCCTACTCAACAAGATCCTTGCGAGTGCGATTGCCACTCCAGCCAAGGTTCAGGTCCAAGGATTTTCCCCTCTTTTCGGGATCAAGCTCTCGGACCTTGAAGTCTATCCCTCTCCAGAATGGGGGAGCGAGCCGTTCTTTCGTCTGAAGGAACTCCAGCTTTCTTACAATCTTCCGCTTCTATTCCTAGGCAGAGCAAAGATCTCCAAGATCGGTGTCCATGGATTGCACCTGGATCTGAAGCAGAAGGGAGAGACTTGGAATTTCTCTTCTATCTTTCTTCCAGGGAAGAAGGAGCCGGAACCTCCCGTTCCGGAGAAGGAGCCGCGCACGAGCATTCGGACCTACTTTCCTTTTAGCGCCTATCTGATGTTAGATTGCAAGGATATCAATGTAAGTGTAGATTCCGAGAATGGGCCTAAGTCGTATAAGGCCGCTCTCAAAGGTTTGGAACTTGGCTTGGAAGTGGATACAAATAGGTTCACTCGGATCCCATTGGATCTAAGCGCTATCGATCTGATCGACGAATTTTCTCTACAGCTCAATCCGAAGAATGAGGTGACGATCCAATTCCAGAATGCGTCTGCGAGTTTGGACCATTCTTTTCGGCTGACTTGGATTTGGGAAAGGCATCCTCAGGATCAAGATGTCTTCCATTCCAAAATGGATCTGGGTTCGGAAAGAATCCCGATCCAATTCCGGAATCGAACCGCTTCCCCATTTGCATTTTCCGTAAAATACGATTTGGATCTTTCTGCCAAGAAGAAGGAACTCCTTCTGAGGGATCTGGCTTGGAAGGTGGGAGAGGATATTTGGCTGGAAGGAGGAGGAAAAGTTTCCGACATCCGGGAAAAGTCCGCTCAGGTAAATCTCGCTATCCAAAAATCCAGGATACGTCTCTCTCCTTTTTCGGATTTTTTACATAGTTTAGGTTTTTATGATATTTCTCTTGCAGGAGAGGCAAGCCTCGCTCCTGTGCTCGCCGAAGGTTCCTGGGAGAATCTGAAAATCCTAGGAGAAGTAAAAGGGAACGGCTTGGAGATCCGTTTAGGAAAGAAGAAGCATTCTATTCCCACCTTATACCTGGATTGGAGCATAGGACTTAGGCCTGGCTCCCAGGAAGAGCCGAATTCAGCGAGGCCTTTGCCTTGGTTGGATTCCGCTATATGCAAGAATTTTAAAGTAGAATACAACGGGATGAGGCTTGGCGGAGATCTGCATTATAACCGCTCTTCCGGTCCTAGCCTGGATTTGAACCTGGAGAATTTTAGCCTAGGCGATTATCTTGCCGGATATTCCGGAAGATTCTTTGCGAGGCTTCAGGCAAAGGGACCTGATTTTTCCAAGTTGAATGCGGATCTAAAATTAAAGGCAAACGGGTTCAAATTCCCTCTTGCTCGAGGGAACTCCGGGAATATCGGCCTGGACGGAAGCCTTTCCTCTATATTATATTTTCCTAAAAAACCATGGGGATTGACGGATATTTTCGTCTCCGTTTTGGATCTAGAAGCGGATTCTCCAGACGGGCAGGCAGGTGCTCGTTTGAATTCTTCCGGAAGGATCGGGCTCGGAGACAATTTCGTTTTGGATCTGAAGAAGACCCGATTGGATGTGGATCTTGAGAATTTGATCCCTCTTCTTCCTTTGTCTTTACGAGAGACTTTGATCCCGGTGAGAGCTCAAGTCGGGAACGGGATAGGACTTCTGGGAGATTTTTATTTTTCCAGCAATTCTCACGGGCAAGAGATCCGAGGAGGACTGGGACTGGACCTTCCCGGCTTGGATCTTAGGGATGGAAAATTATCCTTGGCTATGCAAATGCTTGGAAAGCCTAGCTCTCAGATCAAGATAGAGAATTTAGAACTCAACGGATTTGCGGGAAAGCTCAGCTTTCGCACGAGTGGTGTGCTTGCGAAACCAGGCAAAGGGGATCCTCCACCTTCTATGGGAGAATTCTCTCCGGATCTGAAGGGAGGATTGCGGATCGTCGCTAAGGAGAATAGTTCTCTCATCCGAGGATTGCATTTTAGGGGAGATATGGGCCTGAACTTTACTTGGCTTGGCTCCGTGATCCAAGGAAATCTTATATCCAAAGATTCTAATATACTCGTCCAGAATTCGCATTGTCCCGGATATGATTGCAAGATGTATCGGATAGACGGTTGGAACTCCAATGTGCCTTTTACTCACGATCTTTCCGTGAAGGAGACTAAGAATCTTATCGAGGGAAATAAGAGGAAATTCGTCATGAATTACGGGCGGACTCCCGCTCCGAATTTTACGATCCAACAGATCTTGGGGGCTCATCCTTCTTTGAAAGGGGTTCCTTTCGAATATGTGAAACCGAAATCCAATTCTCCGGGGCTTTCCGCCAATCTGGAATACTCGGAAAATTATTTACGAATGGATTATCTGAAGGTAAATACTCTGGACGGAGAGATTTGGGGAAAGGATATGATCGTTAACGTTGGCTCCGGGGATCCTGAAAAGATGGAATACTCCGTTTCGCTCAGGGTCAAGGACATCGATTTAAAGCAATTGCTCCCTGCTAAGAGCCAATCCAAGATAGACGACGGTAAAGTAAAGGCAGACCTGAATCTTTGGGGAAGGAATCTGGGGGATCCTGTTCCGAACCTGAATCTATTCTTTAGCGTGTATCAGATCGGGAACGATTTCGGAAAGAGTGCGATCAATATTTTTGCTCCTTCTAACTTGTTTACGGATTTCATTTACGGGAGTTATGCCGTGGACAAGATAGAATTGGAATTGTCCAAGGGACTCGTGTATGCGGTGATCCTATTCAAGAGATCCATACTCGGGACCTTTATCAACCTGGAAAATAACCAGGTCTCCCAACAGAGGATGCCTTTGGCAAATTTCCTAAAACGTGCGCAGAGCGAGATCGAGACCTTCAATCAATAA